A section of the Dehalobacter sp. DCM genome encodes:
- a CDS encoding PucR family transcriptional regulator: MKISMYTVENAIKPYIIEKTLRSDAAMMIESALFLDSETELYRADCLYVCLSKHLPIPILIPDKTNIICLGKPSAYAVEAYAHINLILVSDDINLKKFFNTILGTLEKYTMWEEKLDCLLKNHASLQEFLDLGAVIFKEPMCLLDYHHNVLATTSMIDSQDDDFWTYLKKGYINNSPEIISHKQDKFNDIVDARSPVAMISSISGKYKLISAIYVDNKPIAFLAMIHSTKDKNNPFDIYVQQLFNFFVNSITQRLHQSALTSKNKQLADEKQNGAIQSNFNIPGLDLTQILKYFDFKAGKQFQIALFQFNEPQKKPDHVIEISYTIEAAIPYSKCVLSGELFIAVIDLQYHAYLPKAVAKRFIGILEKNDGYCVLSPVFHLSEELPHVLLQVSEVINFCMRLQPDTRLNHYHDYAVLHCLKALSENENMSYILHPMLRKLIDYDIKYGTDYYDTLKVYLKNNCSIAESAIIKHMHRNSFLYRIKRIKELLNNDLDDCDLRFKLLFSIYYLDCENIITNWVD; the protein is encoded by the coding sequence ATGAAAATCAGTATGTATACTGTTGAAAATGCAATAAAACCGTATATCATCGAAAAAACACTCCGAAGCGATGCCGCAATGATGATCGAGTCTGCTTTATTTTTAGATTCAGAAACAGAATTATATCGCGCAGACTGTCTTTATGTCTGTCTGTCCAAGCATCTACCAATCCCTATACTCATACCCGATAAAACAAATATTATCTGTCTGGGCAAACCTTCCGCTTACGCCGTCGAAGCCTATGCGCATATTAATCTGATTCTTGTTTCTGATGACATAAATCTTAAAAAATTCTTTAATACTATCCTTGGCACTTTGGAAAAATACACTATGTGGGAAGAAAAATTGGATTGCTTACTGAAAAACCATGCTTCTTTACAGGAATTCTTAGATCTTGGGGCAGTAATATTCAAAGAACCGATGTGTCTTTTAGATTATCACCATAACGTCCTGGCAACCACCTCCATGATTGATTCCCAGGATGATGATTTCTGGACATACCTAAAAAAAGGGTATATCAATAACAGTCCAGAAATTATATCCCATAAGCAAGACAAATTTAACGATATTGTTGACGCCCGTTCCCCGGTCGCGATGATCTCCAGTATCAGCGGAAAATACAAGCTAATATCCGCAATCTATGTTGATAATAAACCCATTGCGTTCTTAGCTATGATCCATAGCACAAAAGATAAAAACAATCCGTTTGATATCTATGTCCAGCAACTTTTTAATTTCTTTGTCAATAGCATCACCCAGCGCTTGCATCAATCGGCCTTAACAAGTAAAAACAAACAGTTGGCGGATGAAAAACAAAACGGTGCTATTCAATCCAATTTCAATATACCCGGTCTCGATTTAACTCAGATATTAAAATATTTTGATTTTAAAGCAGGCAAACAATTTCAAATCGCATTATTCCAATTTAACGAACCACAAAAAAAGCCTGACCACGTTATTGAGATCAGCTATACCATTGAAGCAGCAATTCCTTATTCCAAATGTGTCCTGAGCGGAGAGCTGTTTATCGCAGTTATCGATCTCCAGTATCACGCTTACCTGCCGAAGGCTGTAGCCAAACGGTTTATAGGTATTCTTGAAAAAAATGATGGCTATTGTGTCTTAAGTCCTGTTTTTCACCTCAGCGAAGAGCTACCGCATGTTTTATTGCAGGTTTCGGAAGTCATCAATTTTTGTATGCGACTTCAACCGGATACCCGTTTAAATCATTATCATGATTACGCGGTTCTTCATTGTCTAAAAGCATTGTCGGAAAACGAGAATATGTCCTATATTCTTCACCCGATGCTGCGAAAGTTAATTGACTATGATATAAAATACGGTACAGATTATTATGATACATTAAAGGTCTATCTAAAAAATAATTGCTCCATTGCCGAATCCGCAATTATCAAACACATGCACCGTAATTCATTTCTTTATCGGATTAAACGGATCAAGGAGCTCCTAAACAACGATCTCGACGACTGCGACTTAAGATTCAAATTACTTTTTTCAATTTATTATTTAGATTGTGAAAATATCATTACAAATTGGGTAGATTGA
- the trsM gene encoding DVU_1556 family methyltransferase encodes MTDYLSRLYEDEQFQMAAEDTLRPGGLELTRKAMGIAGFPVDSRILDIGCGCGKTVELLIKDYGMQAMGIDISEKLIQKAKSQNNALEVQVGDVYDLPYADQSLNGIFCECTFSLFADKPLALAQINRVLLPGGKLIVSDLYLREKTGECSGLPMITSVDGIATRDVLLTEFTAAGFKLDAWQDETTVYKEFIAGLIMKYGSLSLFWESILGTCEKAYSVKESMKTAKIGYCLSVWEKINLPNL; translated from the coding sequence ATGACAGATTATCTGAGCAGACTTTATGAAGATGAACAATTCCAAATGGCTGCGGAAGATACCTTGCGCCCAGGCGGATTGGAATTAACACGGAAAGCAATGGGAATTGCAGGATTTCCTGTCGATAGCCGCATTCTCGATATTGGCTGCGGCTGCGGCAAGACGGTCGAATTACTTATTAAGGACTACGGCATGCAAGCCATGGGGATAGATATCTCGGAGAAACTGATCCAAAAAGCCAAAAGCCAGAATAATGCACTTGAAGTCCAAGTGGGGGATGTGTATGATCTTCCTTATGCGGACCAATCGCTAAACGGTATTTTTTGCGAATGTACCTTCAGTCTCTTTGCTGATAAACCTCTGGCTTTAGCTCAAATAAACCGGGTACTTCTTCCCGGAGGTAAACTGATCGTCAGTGACTTGTATTTAAGAGAAAAGACTGGAGAATGTTCCGGCCTTCCGATGATAACCAGTGTGGACGGGATTGCGACCCGTGACGTATTGCTGACAGAGTTTACTGCGGCGGGATTTAAACTTGATGCTTGGCAGGACGAAACCACCGTCTATAAAGAGTTTATTGCCGGACTGATTATGAAATATGGCTCGTTATCCTTATTTTGGGAAAGTATCTTAGGAACCTGTGAAAAAGCCTATAGTGTAAAGGAGAGCATGAAAACAGCCAAAATTGGTTATTGTTTATCCGTGTGGGAAAAGATCAATCTACCCAATTTGTAA
- a CDS encoding NifB/NifX family molybdenum-iron cluster-binding protein encodes MKIAVAVNGNMPDSIVSEAFEASAFLLVSETDDMSFEVFENPEGTNGHGMAMVNKILEQDCEALISGTIEEDAFEALAAAQVTRYFAAGHTALKALALMDAYELDIIREYNGKEWIPHDHSQETCDCGHHDDEAAE; translated from the coding sequence GTGAAAATTGCAGTTGCAGTAAATGGAAATATGCCGGATAGCATTGTCTCAGAAGCATTTGAGGCAAGTGCTTTTCTGCTTGTTTCCGAGACAGATGATATGTCCTTTGAGGTTTTTGAAAATCCGGAAGGTACGAATGGGCACGGGATGGCAATGGTTAATAAGATCTTGGAACAGGATTGTGAGGCGCTGATTTCCGGCACGATCGAAGAGGATGCTTTTGAAGCACTAGCAGCGGCGCAGGTGACCCGCTATTTTGCTGCCGGTCATACAGCATTAAAGGCTTTGGCGCTTATGGATGCCTACGAACTGGATATCATTCGCGAATATAATGGAAAAGAATGGATTCCACACGATCACAGTCAAGAAACATGTGACTGCGGGCATCATGACGATGAGGCGGCAGAATAA
- a CDS encoding DVU_1553 family AMP-dependent CoA ligase: MIKTPLDEWIAGKIGVEPGVLSKNAIFSYQIAQLQKTITLAKDKSAFYRKTLAMIDPGKITDFVRFAELPFTFPQDIAENPHAFVCTSQREIERIVSLQSSGTTGAPKRLFFTKEDQELTIDFFDYGMRNLVGPRDRVLILLPWELPGSVGDLLGIALKRMGAVPIPFGPVYNTADAISCALHNRTDAMVGIPTHVLRMARHQEGEKLRNRINSVLLTTDYVPQAISEAVANRWGCSVFNHYGMTEMGLGGGVQCSALLDYHLREADLYFEIIDPETRKCVPDGEYGEVVFTTLTRNGMPLIRYRTGDISRFLPDPCPCGSVLRRMEVVQGRISGRKKIANSDFSIIDLDEALFKHNAVLDYRCRIEEKNGQEHLNVLIKATETNSVDPQEITDILRTIPAVQKGLTVGILVVNISTHWADIPISKGTSKRKIEDLRLAKQ, translated from the coding sequence GTGATAAAGACGCCTTTAGATGAATGGATAGCCGGCAAAATAGGAGTGGAACCCGGTGTGTTGAGCAAAAATGCCATCTTCAGCTATCAAATTGCTCAATTGCAGAAAACAATAACCTTGGCCAAAGATAAAAGTGCGTTTTACCGCAAAACTTTAGCCATGATTGATCCGGGAAAAATCACGGACTTCGTCCGGTTTGCTGAACTGCCGTTTACCTTTCCTCAGGATATAGCCGAAAATCCGCATGCTTTTGTCTGCACCTCGCAGAGAGAGATTGAACGGATTGTTAGCTTGCAGTCTTCGGGTACAACAGGCGCCCCCAAACGCCTGTTTTTTACAAAAGAAGATCAGGAACTGACCATCGACTTTTTTGACTATGGGATGCGTAATTTAGTAGGACCTCGGGATCGGGTCCTTATTCTGCTGCCGTGGGAACTGCCGGGGAGTGTTGGGGATCTGTTAGGCATAGCGCTGAAGAGGATGGGGGCAGTCCCAATACCCTTTGGCCCCGTTTATAATACGGCAGATGCCATTTCCTGTGCATTGCATAATCGCACCGACGCCATGGTCGGAATTCCAACACACGTATTGAGAATGGCTCGGCACCAAGAAGGAGAAAAGCTGCGAAATAGAATAAATAGCGTTCTGCTGACTACCGATTATGTCCCGCAGGCTATCTCTGAAGCTGTCGCAAATCGGTGGGGATGCAGCGTTTTCAACCATTATGGGATGACTGAAATGGGGCTTGGCGGCGGTGTTCAATGCAGTGCCCTTTTGGATTATCATCTGCGGGAAGCCGATCTCTACTTTGAAATAATCGACCCCGAAACAAGAAAGTGTGTTCCGGACGGCGAGTACGGTGAAGTTGTTTTTACGACGCTAACCCGTAACGGAATGCCGCTGATTCGTTACCGGACCGGAGATATCAGCCGTTTTCTCCCTGATCCTTGCCCCTGCGGATCAGTTTTAAGGCGGATGGAAGTGGTTCAAGGAAGAATATCCGGCAGGAAAAAAATTGCAAATAGTGATTTTTCCATTATCGATCTGGATGAGGCTCTTTTTAAACACAATGCTGTTTTAGATTACCGATGCCGGATTGAAGAGAAAAACGGCCAGGAGCATCTAAATGTCCTGATAAAGGCGACTGAAACAAATAGTGTCGATCCGCAAGAGATAACGGATATATTGCGAACAATTCCCGCTGTACAAAAAGGCCTTACAGTGGGTATTTTAGTTGTTAATATCAGCACGCATTGGGCAGACATACCAATATCTAAGGGGACAAGTAAAAGAAAAATTGAAGATCTACGCTTGGCGAAACAGTAA